In the genome of Podarcis raffonei isolate rPodRaf1 chromosome 17, rPodRaf1.pri, whole genome shotgun sequence, one region contains:
- the POPDC2 gene encoding popeye domain-containing protein 2 isoform X2, producing MSTNSTLLDRIVFYPILCEGWKQYMEGAIYHLAGFLLLLGFMGGSGTVGSIFIFGFLTAGFFCAALWGWLEACGLDIFIWNMLLVLICLLQLAHLVYQLRQHAFPEEFDMLYKQVCQPLQVPPQVYKEIVKCCEEQVLPLAKDQNYAVEGKTSIDRLSFLLSGRVRVSQDGQFLHYVFPYQFLDSPEWESLPPSEEGTFQVTLTAETDCSFITWQRKDLYLLLAKERYIARLFSVLLGFDISEKLYALNEKLFAKFGLRFDIRLPSLYHVLGPASSDMELEKEPEESEGPAAPSGLLPTFVQTAPAAPCTVSPPAPPAHLRRPRPDSDLSASGSLLRSNRQASAERRAPLAPTQTPEL from the exons ATGAGTACAAACAGCACCCTCTTGGATCGGATTGTTTTCTACCCAATTTTATGTGAGGGATGGAAGCAGTATATGGAAGGAGCGATCTATCACCTtgctggcttcctcctcctcctgggatTCATGGGAGGAAGTGGAACGGTTGGCTCCATCTTCATCTTTGGCTTCTTGACCGCTGGTTTCTTCTGCGCTGCGCTCTGGGGCTGGCTAGAGGCTTGTGGACTGGACATCTTCATCTGGAACATGCTCTTAGTTCTGATCTGTCTGCTTCAGTTGGCTCACCTAGTTTACCAACTCCGTCAACACGCCTTCCCTGAAGAATTCGACATGCTCTACAAGCAAGTGTGCCAGCCTCTGCAAGTGCCACCTCAGGTCTACAAAGAAATCGTCAAGTGTTGTGAGGAACAGGTTTTGCCCCTGGCCAAAGACCAGAACTATGCTGTGGAGGGCAAGACCTCAATTGATCGTCTGTCATTCTTGTTGTCTGGCAG GGTTAGAGTAAGCCAGGACGGACAATTTCTACATTATGTCTTCCCATATCAATTCCTGGATTCCCCAGAGTGGGAGTCACTGCCCCCTTCGGAAGAGGGAACATTTCAGGTAAC GCTGACAGCAGAGACTGACTGTAGCTTCATCACTTGGCAAAGGAAGGATCTCTACTTGCTCCTGGCCAAAGAGCGCTATATTGCCCGCCTCTTCTCAGTCCTCCTTGGCTTTGACATCTCAGAGAAACTGTATGCCCTGAATGAGAAGCTTTTTGCTAAATTCGGCTTGCGGTTTGACATCCGCCTTCCCAGCCTctaccacgtcctgggacctgcCTCTTCTGACATGGAGCTGGAGAAAGAACCAGAGGAAAGCGAGGGTCCAGCAGCACCCTCGGGCCTTTTGCCCACCTTTGTCCAGACAGCTCCTGCGGCCCCTTGCACTGTGTCTCCTCCTGCCCCTCCTGCCCATCTCAGGAGACCTCGGCCTGACAGTGACCTGTCTG CTTCTGGAAGCCTCCTGAGGAGTAATCGCCAGGCCTCTGCAGAAAGACGAGCCCCTCTGGCTCCTACGCAGACCCCAGAACTCTAG
- the LOC128404694 gene encoding cytochrome c oxidase copper chaperone, whose amino-acid sequence MSTVAPRDSPALASPEQKPPPSLKPCCACPETKRARDACIIEKGEEHCGALIEAHKECMRALGFKI is encoded by the exons ATGTCGACCGTGGCCCCTCGCGACTCGCCGGCTCTCGCGTCCCCCGAGCAGAAGCCTCCGCCCTCCCTCAAGCCCTGCTGCGCCTGCCCGGAGACCAAGCGGGCGCGCGACGCCTG CATCATCGAAAAAGGAGAAGAACACTGTGGTGCTCTTATTGAGGCCCACAAGGAGTGCATGAGAGCCTTGGGTTTTAAGATATGA
- the POPDC2 gene encoding popeye domain-containing protein 2 isoform X1: MSTNSTLLDRIVFYPILCEGWKQYMEGAIYHLAGFLLLLGFMGGSGTVGSIFIFGFLTAGFFCAALWGWLEACGLDIFIWNMLLVLICLLQLAHLVYQLRQHAFPEEFDMLYKQVCQPLQVPPQVYKEIVKCCEEQVLPLAKDQNYAVEGKTSIDRLSFLLSGRVRVSQDGQFLHYVFPYQFLDSPEWESLPPSEEGTFQVTLTAETDCSFITWQRKDLYLLLAKERYIARLFSVLLGFDISEKLYALNEKLFAKFGLRFDIRLPSLYHVLGPASSDMELEKEPEESEGPAAPSGLLPTFVQTAPAAPCTVSPPAPPAHLRRPRPDSDLSGEDSTSLVLEDFAELTGSFMDYLSEGEYMK, from the exons ATGAGTACAAACAGCACCCTCTTGGATCGGATTGTTTTCTACCCAATTTTATGTGAGGGATGGAAGCAGTATATGGAAGGAGCGATCTATCACCTtgctggcttcctcctcctcctgggatTCATGGGAGGAAGTGGAACGGTTGGCTCCATCTTCATCTTTGGCTTCTTGACCGCTGGTTTCTTCTGCGCTGCGCTCTGGGGCTGGCTAGAGGCTTGTGGACTGGACATCTTCATCTGGAACATGCTCTTAGTTCTGATCTGTCTGCTTCAGTTGGCTCACCTAGTTTACCAACTCCGTCAACACGCCTTCCCTGAAGAATTCGACATGCTCTACAAGCAAGTGTGCCAGCCTCTGCAAGTGCCACCTCAGGTCTACAAAGAAATCGTCAAGTGTTGTGAGGAACAGGTTTTGCCCCTGGCCAAAGACCAGAACTATGCTGTGGAGGGCAAGACCTCAATTGATCGTCTGTCATTCTTGTTGTCTGGCAG GGTTAGAGTAAGCCAGGACGGACAATTTCTACATTATGTCTTCCCATATCAATTCCTGGATTCCCCAGAGTGGGAGTCACTGCCCCCTTCGGAAGAGGGAACATTTCAGGTAAC GCTGACAGCAGAGACTGACTGTAGCTTCATCACTTGGCAAAGGAAGGATCTCTACTTGCTCCTGGCCAAAGAGCGCTATATTGCCCGCCTCTTCTCAGTCCTCCTTGGCTTTGACATCTCAGAGAAACTGTATGCCCTGAATGAGAAGCTTTTTGCTAAATTCGGCTTGCGGTTTGACATCCGCCTTCCCAGCCTctaccacgtcctgggacctgcCTCTTCTGACATGGAGCTGGAGAAAGAACCAGAGGAAAGCGAGGGTCCAGCAGCACCCTCGGGCCTTTTGCCCACCTTTGTCCAGACAGCTCCTGCGGCCCCTTGCACTGTGTCTCCTCCTGCCCCTCCTGCCCATCTCAGGAGACCTCGGCCTGACAGTGACCTGTCTGGTGAGGATTCTACCAGTCTTGTATTGGAAGATTTTGCTGAGTTGACAGGGTCCTTTATGGACTATTTGAGCGAAGGGGAATATATGAAGTGA